One window of the Chelonoidis abingdonii isolate Lonesome George chromosome 3, CheloAbing_2.0, whole genome shotgun sequence genome contains the following:
- the SLC30A10 gene encoding calcium/manganese antiporter SLC30A10, with product MGRYSGKTCRLIFMLVLTSGFFVAELVSGYLGNSIALVSDSFNMLSDLISLCVGIATGRISRRARRGPGATYGYGRAEAVGALSNAVFLTALCFTILVEAVLRLARPERIDGPELVLIVGALGLAVNLVGLLIFQDWGSCCGRRQPRAAAPEQLQAVPGPGRAAAAVVQCQEAVEAGDSLNTQKRPEEQTVQKKEKKSEALNIRGVLLHVMGDALGSVIVVVAAAIFYALPLDANTPCNWQCYVDPSLTLVMVVIILSSAFPLIKETATILLQMVPKGVNMQGLTERLTDVPGVSSLHEVHVWELAGGKNIATLHVKCQTTSDYQDASYKMREVFHEAGIHSVTIQPEYIDHKTSELICSSPCISKACASQLCCPQQEVAVTHDNGCLEKNGLSPTLHKNNSINENAVEIPIEHTLAGAVIKNTDNCKKSDDKSYLHSTHF from the exons ATGGGGCGCTACTCCGGCAAGACCTGCCGCCTGATCTTCATGCTGGTGCTGACCTCCGGCTTCTTCGTGGCCGAGCTGGTCTCCGGCTACCTGGGCAACTCCATCGCGCTGGTGTCGGACTCGTTCAACATGCTCTCGGACCTCATCTCGCTGTGCGTGGGCATCGCCACCGGGCGCATCTCCCGCCGCGCCCGCCGGGGCCCCGGCGCCACCTACGGCTACGGCCGCGCCGAGGCGGTGGGGGCGCTTAGCAACGCCGTCTTCCTCACCGCCCTCTGCTTCACCATCCTGGTGGAGGCGGTGCTGCGCCTGGCCCGGCCCGAGCGCATCGACGGCCCCGAGCTGGTGCTCATCGTAGGGGCGCTGGGCCTGGCCGTCAACCTGGTGGGGCTGCTCATcttccaggactggggctcctgcTGCGGCCGCCGGCAGCCCCGCGCCGCCgccccagagcagctccaggcGGTGCCCGGCCCCGGGCGGGCGGCGGCGGCCGTGGTGCAGTGTCAGGAGGCTGTTGAAGCAG GTGATTCCCTGAACACTCAGAAAAGGCCTGAagagcagacagtacagaaaaaagagaaaaagtctgAAGCTTTGAACATCAGAG GTGTTCTTTTACATGTGATGGGAGATGCACTTGGATCTGTGATTGTGGTAGTTGCTGCTGCAATATTCTATGCACTTCCCCTGGATGCCAATACTCCGTGTAATTGGCAATGTTACGTTGATCCAAGCCTGACATTAGTTATGGTGGTCATCATTTTGTCCTCTGCCTTCCCACTTATCAAAGAGACCGCAACCATTTTACTGCAAATGGTTCCCAAAGGTGTTAATATGCAAGGACTGA CGGAAAGACTAACTGATGTGCCAGGGGTTAGCAGCCTTCATGAGGTGCATGTCTGGGAACTGGCAGGTGGGAAGAATATTGCTACCCTTCATGTCAAGTGCCAAACCACTTCCGATTACCAAGATGCCTCTTATAAAATGCGGGAGGTTTTCCACGAAGCGGGGATCCATTCTGTAACCATCCAACCGGAGTACATTGACCACAAGACCTCTGAGCTAATATGCAGCTCACCCTGTATCTCAAAAGCTTGTGCTTCTCAGTTGTGTTGCCCTCAGCAGGAAGTTGCAGTTACTCATGATAATGGTTGTCTTGAGAAAAATGGCCTTTCCCCAACACTGCATAAAAACAATAGTATAAATGAAAATGCTGTTGAAATTCCTATTGAGCATACATTGGCAGGggctgtaattaaaaatacagacaaTTGTAAAAAATCAGATGACAAATCATATCTACACAGTACACACTTTTAA